TCCTTGGGACGCAGCATCGGACTGCTAATAGCATTGTCTATCTGCACATCCTTGAGAAATTCCGCCGCCGCAGAAGATTGTTTTCTGCCATTATCGTTCAGCGGCACATCAATTTGCCCCTGAAACTTCTTCTGACGGTTCCACTCAGTTTCGCCATGACGCACTAACAGCAGACGCGGGCCCTGATGACCGGGACGAGGTTTTGGCAGCGGATCTCCCAGATGGTCGATCAAATTCATCGATTCCATCTGAACAGTTCCCCCGCCAATTTTACCTTCGATTGGCACAGAATCGGTATCGGGAAAATTCAAAACATTGATACCGCAGTTAGACTGCTGGATGGAGTGATAGCGAGAGGGTGGAATGCCGAGTGCTGTGCTAATCAAAGCACGATTAATACCGTTATGAGCTACTATGAGAATCGTTTTTCCCACATGGCGAGGCAAAACTTCCTGCCAAAATTGCTTAGCTTGCTCGTATAAAGCTAAAACAGGAAAATGTTCTCTAGTTCCTGCGGCTGTTGACAGCAGCATTCGCAGTTCGTGCGGTCGTTCTTTCCAGCACCGATAATCTTCGGAAAACTTTTCCTTTACCTCATCTTTGTGCAAGCGTTCCCACAAAGGCAGATCGATTTCCATTAATTTATCTGCCACCTGCAACTTCGGAGGATTTGGCAAATAGGATTGTACGATTTCTGCCGTTTCTTTTGCTCTTTGCAGGGGACTGCTGTAAATAGCATCAAAGGTAAGGCCCATAAGAGCAGGGGCAATCTGACGAGCGGTAGCACGCCCCGTTTCCGTCAATACCGATTCGTCGATACGGCCTTGGATGCGCTGTTGTTGATTATAGGTGCTTTGCCCGTGGCGGACAAGGATTACGCGGGTAGTCAGGGTTTTATCCTCCGCAAAGGTAGGGGACTGGGATGGTGAAGAAGGATCAGGAAGATTTTAACCTTTCTGGGGTACGCTGGGGCTACCCGACCCCCAACCACCTCCCCGTCTACAGAGAGGGGGAGCGCTGGTGTGCGATCGCACTTATTTATCGCAGTTAAGACCATGCCTAAAAGTGTACCCCACCTCAAATTTCTGCTCTCCCATATTTATAAGGGTAATAATATTTTATTTAACCGTAGGGTGTGTTAGGCACGGGCGAGAAATTGAGTATAGCAACCAATAATTAAATTGCCTGACAGTTAACTCGCATAATTCATCATGAACATTCTGTCGATCGCGATCGGTAGGTTACGGCACGGGAACTAAATTATTGGTTGAATGTAGGGGCGGGGTGACCCCGCCTCTACTTATCGCCAGTGCCTAACCAAGCCTACGATTAGATAAGTTTGCACGATCTACATCTCTTCTAATTCCTTGCCTTTCGTTTCCCTAATAAAAAAGACGACGAAAAAGATGGAAATCGCTGCCGATATCGTATACAAACCGTAGGCAGAACCTAACCCGAAGAATTGGAGTAGGGGAGGAAATGTCGTGGAAACGATAAAATTAGCAATCCACTGTATGGAAGCAGCGAGAG
This window of the Aerosakkonema funiforme FACHB-1375 genome carries:
- a CDS encoding histidine phosphatase family protein; this encodes MTTRVILVRHGQSTYNQQQRIQGRIDESVLTETGRATARQIAPALMGLTFDAIYSSPLQRAKETAEIVQSYLPNPPKLQVADKLMEIDLPLWERLHKDEVKEKFSEDYRCWKERPHELRMLLSTAAGTREHFPVLALYEQAKQFWQEVLPRHVGKTILIVAHNGINRALISTALGIPPSRYHSIQQSNCGINVLNFPDTDSVPIEGKIGGGTVQMESMNLIDHLGDPLPKPRPGHQGPRLLLVRHGETEWNRQKKFQGQIDVPLNDNGRKQSSAAAEFLKDVQIDNAISSPMLRPKETAEIILEYHPNTELELLADLSEIGHGLWEGKFEAEIEQEFPGLLKQWQETPEIVQMPEGENLQQVWSRAIAAWQSIVLKYSKESKTILVVAHDAINKAILCHLFDLQPEHFWNFKQGNCAVSVIDYPQGADGYAVLQSMNITTHLGGGVLDKTAAGAL